From a region of the Asterias amurensis chromosome 2, ASM3211899v1 genome:
- the LOC139949964 gene encoding uncharacterized protein isoform X6, whose amino-acid sequence MEVYEAKYDYVRERDDVLSFTKGEKFQITSKTNEKWWAAKKVSDNSHGYVPSVYLQPCQEKVIGRLLPEGRLDTKEHRIHLQALAEIHKKVKPLPAHVIGQALGVELYSSDEDEMPQRVVPQKPIKKIIFPKEGSQEDEDLPDFLKTMSPPPMASPPPPDYDMGDSIKDQNDMPFHHMLNSSGRFSSLSSEESNDRSPTSPGGDDAFQIKPKPLPNPVKESREHKQLHRELRMSYKSGNVLPQKPELMVVHRERKLEEKRKEQLREQKSRRTSMEIKLLERQEKERVEEEKEQRMMKMKEQEAIAEERKPEFMKVRLKQTNSLPRS is encoded by the exons ATGGAGGTTTACGAAGCGAAATATGACTACGTGAGAGAAAGAGACGATGTGCTGAGTTTTACAAAAGGTGAAAAATTCCAGATTACGAGCAAGACCAATGAGAAGTGGTGGGCGGCCAAGAAAGTGTCCGACAACAGCCATGGTTATGTGCCGTCTGTTTATTTACAG CCATGTCAAGAGAAAGTCATCGGCAGACTGTTACCAGAAGGAAGATTAGATACG AAAGAACACAGAATCCATCTCCAAGCGTTAGCAGAAATCCACAAGAAGGTGAAACCATTACCGG CTCATGTGATTGGCCAAGCTCTCGGTGTGGAACTTTACTCGAGCGATGAGGATGAAATGCCACAGAGAGTAGTACCCCAGAAACCTATCAAGA AAATAATCTTCCCTAAAGAGGGAAGCCAAGAGGACGAGGATCTTCCTGATTTTCTCAAGACCA TGTCACCTCCACCCATGGCCAGTCCACCCCCTCCTGACTATGACATGGGCGACTCCATCAAAGACCAGAATGACATGCCCTTCCATCACATGT TGAATTCCTCAGGGAGATTTTCCTCACTGTCATCAGAAGAATCTAATGATCGCTCGCCCACGTCGCCCGGTGGGGATGATGCTTTCCAGATCAAACCAAAACCTCTGCCTAATCCCGTCAAGGAATCAAGAGAGCATAAGCAACTTCATCGTGAACTTAGAATGAG TTACAAGTCTGGAAATGTTCTACCTCAGAAGCCAGAGCTTATGGTTGTCCATCGAGAAAGAAAACTGGAAGAGAAGAGGAAAGAACAGCTCCGTGAACAGAAGTCAAGACGTACAAGCATGGAGATCAAGTTACTAGAACGACAGGAGAAGGAACGAGTT GAGGAAGAGAAAGAGCAGAGGATGATGAAAATGAAGGAGCAAGAGGCAATAGCCGAAGAAAGGAAGCCAGAATTCATGAAAGTGCGACTTAAGCAGACAAACTCGCTTCCTAGATCATAA
- the LOC139949964 gene encoding uncharacterized protein isoform X5 gives MEVYEAKYDYVRERDDVLSFTKGEKFQITSKTNEKWWAAKKVSDNSHGYVPSVYLQPCQEKVIGRLLPEGRLDTKEHRIHLQALAEIHKKVKPLPVRSRSASCPAHVIGQALGVELYSSDEDEMPQRVVPQKPIKKIIFPKEGSQEDEDLPDFLKTMSPPPMASPPPPDYDMGDSIKDQNDMPFHHMLNSSGRFSSLSSEESNDRSPTSPGGDDAFQIKPKPLPNPVKESREHKQLHRELRMSYKSGNVLPQKPELMVVHRERKLEEKRKEQLREQKSRRTSMEIKLLERQEKERVEEEKEQRMMKMKEQEAIAEERKPEFMKVRLKQTNSLPRS, from the exons ATGGAGGTTTACGAAGCGAAATATGACTACGTGAGAGAAAGAGACGATGTGCTGAGTTTTACAAAAGGTGAAAAATTCCAGATTACGAGCAAGACCAATGAGAAGTGGTGGGCGGCCAAGAAAGTGTCCGACAACAGCCATGGTTATGTGCCGTCTGTTTATTTACAG CCATGTCAAGAGAAAGTCATCGGCAGACTGTTACCAGAAGGAAGATTAGATACG AAAGAACACAGAATCCATCTCCAAGCGTTAGCAGAAATCCACAAGAAGGTGAAACCATTACCGG TGAGGTCACGGTCAGCCAGCTGCCCAG CTCATGTGATTGGCCAAGCTCTCGGTGTGGAACTTTACTCGAGCGATGAGGATGAAATGCCACAGAGAGTAGTACCCCAGAAACCTATCAAGA AAATAATCTTCCCTAAAGAGGGAAGCCAAGAGGACGAGGATCTTCCTGATTTTCTCAAGACCA TGTCACCTCCACCCATGGCCAGTCCACCCCCTCCTGACTATGACATGGGCGACTCCATCAAAGACCAGAATGACATGCCCTTCCATCACATGT TGAATTCCTCAGGGAGATTTTCCTCACTGTCATCAGAAGAATCTAATGATCGCTCGCCCACGTCGCCCGGTGGGGATGATGCTTTCCAGATCAAACCAAAACCTCTGCCTAATCCCGTCAAGGAATCAAGAGAGCATAAGCAACTTCATCGTGAACTTAGAATGAG TTACAAGTCTGGAAATGTTCTACCTCAGAAGCCAGAGCTTATGGTTGTCCATCGAGAAAGAAAACTGGAAGAGAAGAGGAAAGAACAGCTCCGTGAACAGAAGTCAAGACGTACAAGCATGGAGATCAAGTTACTAGAACGACAGGAGAAGGAACGAGTT GAGGAAGAGAAAGAGCAGAGGATGATGAAAATGAAGGAGCAAGAGGCAATAGCCGAAGAAAGGAAGCCAGAATTCATGAAAGTGCGACTTAAGCAGACAAACTCGCTTCCTAGATCATAA
- the LOC139949964 gene encoding uncharacterized protein isoform X1, which yields MEVYEAKYDYVRERDDVLSFTKGEKFQITSKTNEKWWAAKKVSDNSHGYVPSVYLQPCQEKVIGRLLPEGRLDTKEHRIHLQALAEIHKKVKPLPVRSRSASCPAHVIGQALGVELYSSDEDEMPQRVVPQKPIKMPVHKHTGLRLEGLARDKQPSQHARSLSHKGVPVGVGKTPSPTSPTLPTPPPMSPNRLPSYKKHSWPHSGGIELPPAYNQQPLHHMSPPPMASPPPPDYDMGDSIKDQNDMPFHHMLNSSGRFSSLSSEESNDRSPTSPGGDDAFQIKPKPLPNPVKESREHKQLHRELRMSYKSGNVLPQKPELMVVHRERKLEEKRKEQLREQKSRRTSMEIKLLERQEKERVEEEKEQRMMKMKEQEAIAEERKPEFMKVRLKQTNSLPRS from the exons ATGGAGGTTTACGAAGCGAAATATGACTACGTGAGAGAAAGAGACGATGTGCTGAGTTTTACAAAAGGTGAAAAATTCCAGATTACGAGCAAGACCAATGAGAAGTGGTGGGCGGCCAAGAAAGTGTCCGACAACAGCCATGGTTATGTGCCGTCTGTTTATTTACAG CCATGTCAAGAGAAAGTCATCGGCAGACTGTTACCAGAAGGAAGATTAGATACG AAAGAACACAGAATCCATCTCCAAGCGTTAGCAGAAATCCACAAGAAGGTGAAACCATTACCGG TGAGGTCACGGTCAGCCAGCTGCCCAG CTCATGTGATTGGCCAAGCTCTCGGTGTGGAACTTTACTCGAGCGATGAGGATGAAATGCCACAGAGAGTAGTACCCCAGAAACCTATCAAGA TGCCCGTGCACAAGCATACAGGGCTACGCTTAGAGGGCCTGGCGAGGGACAAGCAGCCATCACAACACGCTCGCTCTCTCTCGCACAAGGGGGTCCCCGTGGGCGTGGGTAAAACGCCCTCGCCCACCTCCCCTACTTTACCCACACCGCCACCCATGTCGCCAAATCGTCTTCCCAGTTACAAGAAACACAGCtggccacactcgggtggcatCGAGCTACCACCGGCATACAACCAGCAGCCCCTACATCATA TGTCACCTCCACCCATGGCCAGTCCACCCCCTCCTGACTATGACATGGGCGACTCCATCAAAGACCAGAATGACATGCCCTTCCATCACATGT TGAATTCCTCAGGGAGATTTTCCTCACTGTCATCAGAAGAATCTAATGATCGCTCGCCCACGTCGCCCGGTGGGGATGATGCTTTCCAGATCAAACCAAAACCTCTGCCTAATCCCGTCAAGGAATCAAGAGAGCATAAGCAACTTCATCGTGAACTTAGAATGAG TTACAAGTCTGGAAATGTTCTACCTCAGAAGCCAGAGCTTATGGTTGTCCATCGAGAAAGAAAACTGGAAGAGAAGAGGAAAGAACAGCTCCGTGAACAGAAGTCAAGACGTACAAGCATGGAGATCAAGTTACTAGAACGACAGGAGAAGGAACGAGTT GAGGAAGAGAAAGAGCAGAGGATGATGAAAATGAAGGAGCAAGAGGCAATAGCCGAAGAAAGGAAGCCAGAATTCATGAAAGTGCGACTTAAGCAGACAAACTCGCTTCCTAGATCATAA
- the LOC139949964 gene encoding uncharacterized protein isoform X2, giving the protein MEVYEAKYDYVRERDDVLSFTKGEKFQITSKTNEKWWAAKKVSDNSHGYVPSVYLQPCQEKVIGRLLPEGRLDTKEHRIHLQALAEIHKKVKPLPAHVIGQALGVELYSSDEDEMPQRVVPQKPIKMPVHKHTGLRLEGLARDKQPSQHARSLSHKGVPVGVGKTPSPTSPTLPTPPPMSPNRLPSYKKHSWPHSGGIELPPAYNQQPLHHMSPPPMASPPPPDYDMGDSIKDQNDMPFHHMLNSSGRFSSLSSEESNDRSPTSPGGDDAFQIKPKPLPNPVKESREHKQLHRELRMSYKSGNVLPQKPELMVVHRERKLEEKRKEQLREQKSRRTSMEIKLLERQEKERVEEEKEQRMMKMKEQEAIAEERKPEFMKVRLKQTNSLPRS; this is encoded by the exons ATGGAGGTTTACGAAGCGAAATATGACTACGTGAGAGAAAGAGACGATGTGCTGAGTTTTACAAAAGGTGAAAAATTCCAGATTACGAGCAAGACCAATGAGAAGTGGTGGGCGGCCAAGAAAGTGTCCGACAACAGCCATGGTTATGTGCCGTCTGTTTATTTACAG CCATGTCAAGAGAAAGTCATCGGCAGACTGTTACCAGAAGGAAGATTAGATACG AAAGAACACAGAATCCATCTCCAAGCGTTAGCAGAAATCCACAAGAAGGTGAAACCATTACCGG CTCATGTGATTGGCCAAGCTCTCGGTGTGGAACTTTACTCGAGCGATGAGGATGAAATGCCACAGAGAGTAGTACCCCAGAAACCTATCAAGA TGCCCGTGCACAAGCATACAGGGCTACGCTTAGAGGGCCTGGCGAGGGACAAGCAGCCATCACAACACGCTCGCTCTCTCTCGCACAAGGGGGTCCCCGTGGGCGTGGGTAAAACGCCCTCGCCCACCTCCCCTACTTTACCCACACCGCCACCCATGTCGCCAAATCGTCTTCCCAGTTACAAGAAACACAGCtggccacactcgggtggcatCGAGCTACCACCGGCATACAACCAGCAGCCCCTACATCATA TGTCACCTCCACCCATGGCCAGTCCACCCCCTCCTGACTATGACATGGGCGACTCCATCAAAGACCAGAATGACATGCCCTTCCATCACATGT TGAATTCCTCAGGGAGATTTTCCTCACTGTCATCAGAAGAATCTAATGATCGCTCGCCCACGTCGCCCGGTGGGGATGATGCTTTCCAGATCAAACCAAAACCTCTGCCTAATCCCGTCAAGGAATCAAGAGAGCATAAGCAACTTCATCGTGAACTTAGAATGAG TTACAAGTCTGGAAATGTTCTACCTCAGAAGCCAGAGCTTATGGTTGTCCATCGAGAAAGAAAACTGGAAGAGAAGAGGAAAGAACAGCTCCGTGAACAGAAGTCAAGACGTACAAGCATGGAGATCAAGTTACTAGAACGACAGGAGAAGGAACGAGTT GAGGAAGAGAAAGAGCAGAGGATGATGAAAATGAAGGAGCAAGAGGCAATAGCCGAAGAAAGGAAGCCAGAATTCATGAAAGTGCGACTTAAGCAGACAAACTCGCTTCCTAGATCATAA
- the LOC139949964 gene encoding uncharacterized protein isoform X4, whose amino-acid sequence MEVYEAKYDYVRERDDVLSFTKGEKFQITSKTNEKWWAAKKVSDNSHGYVPSVYLQPCQEKVIGRLLPEGRLDTKEHRIHLQALAEIHKKVKPLPVPVHKHTGLRLEGLARDKQPSQHARSLSHKGVPVGVGKTPSPTSPTLPTPPPMSPNRLPSYKKHSWPHSGGIELPPAYNQQPLHHMSPPPMASPPPPDYDMGDSIKDQNDMPFHHMLNSSGRFSSLSSEESNDRSPTSPGGDDAFQIKPKPLPNPVKESREHKQLHRELRMSYKSGNVLPQKPELMVVHRERKLEEKRKEQLREQKSRRTSMEIKLLERQEKERVEEEKEQRMMKMKEQEAIAEERKPEFMKVRLKQTNSLPRS is encoded by the exons ATGGAGGTTTACGAAGCGAAATATGACTACGTGAGAGAAAGAGACGATGTGCTGAGTTTTACAAAAGGTGAAAAATTCCAGATTACGAGCAAGACCAATGAGAAGTGGTGGGCGGCCAAGAAAGTGTCCGACAACAGCCATGGTTATGTGCCGTCTGTTTATTTACAG CCATGTCAAGAGAAAGTCATCGGCAGACTGTTACCAGAAGGAAGATTAGATACG AAAGAACACAGAATCCATCTCCAAGCGTTAGCAGAAATCCACAAGAAGGTGAAACCATTACCGG TGCCCGTGCACAAGCATACAGGGCTACGCTTAGAGGGCCTGGCGAGGGACAAGCAGCCATCACAACACGCTCGCTCTCTCTCGCACAAGGGGGTCCCCGTGGGCGTGGGTAAAACGCCCTCGCCCACCTCCCCTACTTTACCCACACCGCCACCCATGTCGCCAAATCGTCTTCCCAGTTACAAGAAACACAGCtggccacactcgggtggcatCGAGCTACCACCGGCATACAACCAGCAGCCCCTACATCATA TGTCACCTCCACCCATGGCCAGTCCACCCCCTCCTGACTATGACATGGGCGACTCCATCAAAGACCAGAATGACATGCCCTTCCATCACATGT TGAATTCCTCAGGGAGATTTTCCTCACTGTCATCAGAAGAATCTAATGATCGCTCGCCCACGTCGCCCGGTGGGGATGATGCTTTCCAGATCAAACCAAAACCTCTGCCTAATCCCGTCAAGGAATCAAGAGAGCATAAGCAACTTCATCGTGAACTTAGAATGAG TTACAAGTCTGGAAATGTTCTACCTCAGAAGCCAGAGCTTATGGTTGTCCATCGAGAAAGAAAACTGGAAGAGAAGAGGAAAGAACAGCTCCGTGAACAGAAGTCAAGACGTACAAGCATGGAGATCAAGTTACTAGAACGACAGGAGAAGGAACGAGTT GAGGAAGAGAAAGAGCAGAGGATGATGAAAATGAAGGAGCAAGAGGCAATAGCCGAAGAAAGGAAGCCAGAATTCATGAAAGTGCGACTTAAGCAGACAAACTCGCTTCCTAGATCATAA
- the LOC139949964 gene encoding uncharacterized protein isoform X3, whose protein sequence is MEVYEAKYDYVRERDDVLSFTKGEKFQITSKTNEKWWAAKKVSDNSHGYVPSVYLQPCQEKVIGRLLPEGRLDTKEHRIHLQALAEIHKKVKPLPVRSRSASCPAHVIGQALGVELYSSDEDEMPQRVVPQKPIKMPVHKHTGLRLEGLARDKQPSQHARSLSHKGVPVGVGKTPSPTSPTLPTPPPMSPNRLPSYKKHSWPHSGGIELPPAYNQQPLHHMNSSGRFSSLSSEESNDRSPTSPGGDDAFQIKPKPLPNPVKESREHKQLHRELRMSYKSGNVLPQKPELMVVHRERKLEEKRKEQLREQKSRRTSMEIKLLERQEKERVEEEKEQRMMKMKEQEAIAEERKPEFMKVRLKQTNSLPRS, encoded by the exons ATGGAGGTTTACGAAGCGAAATATGACTACGTGAGAGAAAGAGACGATGTGCTGAGTTTTACAAAAGGTGAAAAATTCCAGATTACGAGCAAGACCAATGAGAAGTGGTGGGCGGCCAAGAAAGTGTCCGACAACAGCCATGGTTATGTGCCGTCTGTTTATTTACAG CCATGTCAAGAGAAAGTCATCGGCAGACTGTTACCAGAAGGAAGATTAGATACG AAAGAACACAGAATCCATCTCCAAGCGTTAGCAGAAATCCACAAGAAGGTGAAACCATTACCGG TGAGGTCACGGTCAGCCAGCTGCCCAG CTCATGTGATTGGCCAAGCTCTCGGTGTGGAACTTTACTCGAGCGATGAGGATGAAATGCCACAGAGAGTAGTACCCCAGAAACCTATCAAGA TGCCCGTGCACAAGCATACAGGGCTACGCTTAGAGGGCCTGGCGAGGGACAAGCAGCCATCACAACACGCTCGCTCTCTCTCGCACAAGGGGGTCCCCGTGGGCGTGGGTAAAACGCCCTCGCCCACCTCCCCTACTTTACCCACACCGCCACCCATGTCGCCAAATCGTCTTCCCAGTTACAAGAAACACAGCtggccacactcgggtggcatCGAGCTACCACCGGCATACAACCAGCAGCCCCTACATCATA TGAATTCCTCAGGGAGATTTTCCTCACTGTCATCAGAAGAATCTAATGATCGCTCGCCCACGTCGCCCGGTGGGGATGATGCTTTCCAGATCAAACCAAAACCTCTGCCTAATCCCGTCAAGGAATCAAGAGAGCATAAGCAACTTCATCGTGAACTTAGAATGAG TTACAAGTCTGGAAATGTTCTACCTCAGAAGCCAGAGCTTATGGTTGTCCATCGAGAAAGAAAACTGGAAGAGAAGAGGAAAGAACAGCTCCGTGAACAGAAGTCAAGACGTACAAGCATGGAGATCAAGTTACTAGAACGACAGGAGAAGGAACGAGTT GAGGAAGAGAAAGAGCAGAGGATGATGAAAATGAAGGAGCAAGAGGCAATAGCCGAAGAAAGGAAGCCAGAATTCATGAAAGTGCGACTTAAGCAGACAAACTCGCTTCCTAGATCATAA